GTTCGGCGAGGCCTTGGAGCTCTGCGGCGGGGGCGGAGCGTGAGGGGCCGGCTGCGGCATCGGCCGAATGTTCGAGGGGGCGCCGCCCGCCTTGTTCTTGGCGTCAGCCACCATCTGCCGGACTTCGCTCGGGGTGAGCATCACGGTCGCGCCATCGGCGGCGCCGGGGGGCTTGCGGATCACGGAATTCCCCCCCACCAACTCGTCGATCGCCACCTTCATCGAGTACTTGGAAAACTGGATCACGTCGCCGTCGCGCAATGTCGCGACCTTGACGGGCTTGTCGTTGAGATAGGTGCCGTTGGAGCTGCCCAGGTCCTGCACGCGGAACTCGCCGGTATCGCCGCGCGTGATCTTGAAGTGCTCGCGCGAGACCCCGGGATTGT
The DNA window shown above is from Candidatus Sulfotelmatobacter sp. and carries:
- a CDS encoding FHA domain-containing protein, which codes for MASMPDPAGRHDDSPSFAPGVQLTLMLKGQLVQTYSFDARDIVVGRDPYCAVYVDNPGVSREHFKITRGDTGEFRVQDLGSSNGTYLNDKPVKVATLRDGDVIQFSKYSMKVAIDELVGGNSVIRKPPGAADGATVMLTPSEVRQMVADAKNKAGGAPSNIRPMPQPAPHAPPPPQSSKASPNAMAVVAWLIGALIVGGAAAVWYLAHK